The nucleotide window TTTGCTTTTTCTCTAATGGGACAAACTTTACGGGTGTAGACATGCTTTGTGTTCAAACCAGAAAACATATTTCCTTCATTTACTTATCTTTTCGGTTTTGTTTGATCTATAGTACGATGCTTCGTTGTATTTTAATCTTCAACTTCCGATTTCCATAATAAGTCCATGCGTACAGTTTCTTTATGATCAGTataaacgtaattttttttctaaaaataaaaaacatatcaTTTCTCAACACCGCGAAATTCGCGGGTATTAGCACTGGTTTCTCTATAATTGGTTGGATGTCACATGAaactttttaaatggttcttatagtttgtatacaaaatgtagtttgtatttgatcctactccTTAACTTATAATAAGTAATGAAAATCAATTATCCTAGttaccaaaaataagttttttttaatttaaaataaacaACTAATATTACTTAAAggaaataaaaaattaaataatacGTACAACACGACTGCTCGAATGATCTAAAATGATGTAGTTGAAAGATCTATTTTTGTCACATGGATCATCCACAAGACAAACGTTTGAAAGCCTCAGTTTATTTTTGTACACAACATTAAAGGCTATTAACAGGAAATCAGAGTATGGCTTAAACGGTGTAAAGACCAACAAACAATTAATCTTCAATCCAAGCTAATCCCAACAGTTTTCCATCCATCTGTAATTGCTATTCCATCACGAACCCTCTTGAATGAAAGAACCCATAAACGCCTACTATCAAACCTGATTATCAACTTCTTCTTGACAAACGACCGCACATGTTCTTCTGAACATAAGCTTTAGGCAGAACCTGAATTATTAGAGGTAATTACTTTAACTTGCAACTCAAAATTATATAAACATGATTACGAATTTACTATTAACAATTGATCAAGTGGCACACATGCATAATAATATAGATGCTCCAACAATCAACATGTACCACACTAACAGGAATGTAACAACATATTAATAATATAGATGTAACAAATACAATTGTACATAACCTACTCTAAGCATTAACCATATAAAATGAATCACAAACATTTGGGAATTAAAATATTTTTTGTCAAATTTGAGCTCTTTATTCAAAAACTACTCAAAACCATCAAATATATACACCGGATGGTAAAAAACGGAATTATTTCAATATTTTACATCAAACATATATCAATTTAGGATTTTAAAACACCTAAACGTAATCAACTCAATGGTCTATATGAAATAATTTCATTATATCTCTAAAAACACTATCGCAAACATATATGAACAACTAAAAAATAATATACTCAACATCCGactttatttaataatatatgtAAAAACATTCCATAAATTATGTATAACAAAGACAATAGATATGGATTAAACAATAATATATGGATTGGATTAAATAGGataaactctaaaacattaagGGTTCCGCAAGATACGTGAATAATGACAAAAAGTCAATATTATAAGTGAAACTCATTGAGGGAGTGACACGAATGATTTAAGTTAAATTTTTATACAAATGTTTCAAGTTACGTTTTCAATTAAAACCCACCATCACTATCAAATTACAATTCATCAGATTAAAACCTAATAACACTGTAACTTCAAAACACAATCGATTAAAACTTCTCAAACCCTATAAAATTAGTGATTCATGAATAATACGAATTTTAAAATTATCGATGAAACTTAAATTTTAGTTTTTCAGTTAAACCCTAAAACATAATCAAATTACAATTCATGAATATCAAAACAATTATGTAGATCTCATTCAAATATAGTGAATTCTTCGTTTGTACAGAAACAATATAGCAACAACATAATTCAGAATCCAATGGATTTAACAATAACAGAACGAAATGTTCACGACTAAAAAGTAACACACATTTTCCataaaaaccctaaaaccctatgATCTTACAATCCATTCAAATGAAGAACATCACGAAACCTAGAAAATTAGGtctttttcaacatcatcaaagTTATgcataaaataaacaaaaataatgGATAAAAATTTAGAATTAACCGATTTCAAAGAATCAGGATATCAATGTGCTGCGAAACCCTAAAATTTTAGGGCTTTTTCAATAATATCATTGTTAAACACAAAACATATAACAAATATCCATAACAATTTATAATCAAACAAATTTCATAAAAATCATCTATCCATAAACAAAACCAAAATAACACAAATGAATGTAATATTAAAATAATCAATACATGTTTGCGTATATCTAGGAGACATGAGAAGATAATCGGTTGATGGACTGGTTCGATCTTGATGGATTCCACAGCAAAGCAATGTTCAGTTGAGAGAGTGATTAATTAGGTTTCATGTAGGTGATGAGCAATAGAATAAGGAAATTGTTGGATGCAAACTTTTATAAAGGATCTGAACTTTCTCAAACGGGTCTAGTATTTCGGGTTCGGATCCCGCAATTTTTCATAGGAAAAGTTaaaaagtcaaaaagtcaaaaagtcaaataAGCTACTGAAACTCATTAAGGGAATGACACATGTACGCCCAATGTTTTGTTATGTTAGTATATAGGTAGATAAGAATGCATATCGGTAATAAAAAAAGAatttatgttttactttttttttaattcgaTTATACTCTCTATTAATTTAAAAAACTTTTAGTAGTGTTCTTGTGCTAAAACGCGTCATAATATCGTGGGAACATGTTTTCTTCCAAATTTTCTGCCACATTTTTCCTGCATCTCTTCTATATTTTCCATGTCCTAGCATTTTCGTTTTCCATCCACGGCTCACCCTTGACGCCATAATAGACGAACCTGGATTATCGATCCCTGATTCGCGATACCCATATCCTCTGCTTCTTCATCAGTAAAACTTAAATCGGTAAGGCTGTAATTGGTCTGAGAAACGATACTCTAGGTCGGTATTGGGATCCCAATGAGAAACTCCTTAAGCCCAATCGGCGACGAAGAACATCTCAATTACACCTAATGTTTTTACTATCATGATGGTGGTTCACTGTTAATTGTAGCGTCGATGGTGTATGCATCCGCCATGGAAATGGGGACTTCAAATACAATTGCCACAAATTTCAACGTCACCTGTTGATTAAGGTAATATTGTATCATGTTTTGATTGGTAATTTACAATTGTCCTAATACCTCAATCGCACACCTACTTCTAATTTTGATTCTAATCTCGAAATTGTTCCTTTTAAGATTTAGTTGCTCATATACAATCATTGTTCTTTTATTCACTTGATTTAAGAATAATAATCCTTTGTTTTATTAATTGTAGTGAGAGCACATAGCACGAAAAGTATTATAAAGATGACTTAAAGTTTGATATATAACATATATCCGTAATAAAAGAAGGGAAACTTgtatattttatcatttttttaatttggttaacATTCCATTTTATTTAAATCAACAGTAAAATATTGCGTGAAAATGTATAGGGTAACATATAACTGCATATTAAGATTCGGTTAAGATGACATAAAGCAAGCCTCGATAGCTCACTCATTTTATAGTGATGTGGCGTATAGGGGTGTGGGGATAACATGGTTGGTAGGGTGAAATTGATAAACCGGAAATATTTGTATAAAAGACAACAAATCTAAttcaacacatttaaaaatatatatgtttttatatttttattctAGTCAATTTAAAATTGGTTTACATGTTTAGTTAAAATTGGTTTACATGTTTAGTTTTACTACAACCCCAATAAAACCTTTTTTAATAGATTAAACAAGATTGATATAACAGCTACCACCGACAATGTTGAATTCGctattaatataaatataaatagcgCAGTTATGCCCAAAGGTTTTGACTTTTCACCCAACTATTGGGTTGATTCGACCCCATATATAAAGGATTCATTTGATCATATTCAAATACATCGAATTAACACTTCGAATTTCGAGAAGAGCTTctcattttttataaaattcttATGTCTTATCCAATTATTGTTTCcgtgtaaaaaatattaaatatttgTACCTGAAATAGATCCTTACTCAATTCTGAAAATATCAAAGTTAGATAGAAACGAAATCTCAAAACATACACAAGAATCACCATATCGATCAAGTATCTATAATTGAATGTTTGTAAGAAAAGTTTGAACACATCTTCAAAACAATCATGGTCAAGAGaatttttttaagaaaatcaTTTAGAAACATTCTTGACACATTCTTGACAATTTGATTCTCGGGTTGGTACCTGATAAAAttcattttttaaaacattaaacAAAAACACTCCAAAACAATGTGTTAAGGGGATTTCTAGAAAGTACAAATTCCAAATAATATTCTACGGATGACGAATATGGTGATGTTGAAATTAGTGGAGGTGTGGAAACTAGTGGAGGAAAGTGATGGTCATAGTGTGAAAACCGGTTGAGGACAATGGTGGTGTCGAGCTTAGTTTAGTTTGTTAACGACAGCAACAAATAAAGTTTATACTTTtagtaaaaataaatatataaaaccaaaatttttgttaaaaatgtgGCTCATGTTTTTCAGGTTAATAATATAAAACAACTAAAAAAAGCATTTTACGTGTTATTGTAATTGAATAATGTTGTATGGTATATCTTCTATATCTTCTCAATATAAAAATAATAGAAGCTTACATGTATTGAAGTTAAAAGTATAGCATGTTAgacaaaagaaaaaagaatttttcctttaaaaaaccctaatttttcaaGTCTAGACATTAtaccttttcttttttttttaacggcaaatttgaatcactgacggaccactggagtatcatcgtgccaccagcagaaccacccgatcatatccatctccactaggcaataatggctatacaccaattcaggaggaaacccaataaatatgagaaaaccccctttgtgggaatcgaacgcatgacctaatggtcataagcttTATCCCACCATCAAGATACCACTAGACTATAATGTCATGGGTGCATAATGTTATGCTTAATAGAcaagttattttttttatttttcaaagatttaaTTCAACAAGAAATGATGATGACCATCATAAGAACAATTTTTAAATTTGAACCACCAAAATAATTGACTAGAATAAATCAAAGGTAACAAGAATATAATTAGAGAAAAGAATAAATTAAATTATATTCATATATGGTAATGATGATTTATTGAACCAAAAAGGTCTATGTGACCATTAACATATAGAGATGTATACAATTTTTCATATAACAGAGACGTTACATCATTTTTTTGCATAGTTTTAAAGCTTAAGAAGTCACAAAATAAAAAAGATATAATCATATTTTACCTGTTAAGGCTTGTATGGTGATCGATCAATGGATGGAAAAATACCATAAAAAGAAGATGAAAGCTTTTACTTTAATGAAAACTTCCAAAAAACCATGCATTTTTATGGTCACGAAAAAATCAATATTGAATTGAACCTaataaaaaacacaaataaaaaaattagcaACATTACGACATGATAAACATAAAATCAGTATATTTGTAATgactccaaaaaaaaaaaaaaaaaaacaagttaaagtTTAAACTATAACCATGATTTATTATAGGCTTAATAATAAAAAAGTATGATCACCATTAATTAATCATCTGCATCTCTATACATAAGCACCCCACAATCACCTAAAATTGGCATCAAATTACAGACAATTGCCGTTGCTAAAACTCATATTCCCAATCAAATTTGTCACTAAAGGTTGAGCCTCTCACTATTCATACTTGACTTCCATCTACCTCCAACTTTCTCCATCGAAACCATATACATATTTAaaagttttatatatatacacacacccaTCTATAAATATCATAAAACCCGTATAATAATAATTTAGCATTACCCAATTCATAACCACTTCAACAAAAATGATCTACTAGTACCAGTTCATTGAAGGTAACTGGTATTGTTGTCGGTAAACGCCAGTGTCTCCAACCGAGCCTAACAATGCTTGTTGCTGTCCCAAAAGATTAGCAATGGAACCACCGTTGTTTTCTTCATTTGTTCTTGTGACCAAAACACCACCGTCGCTATTGCTATCGGAAATAAACCGCTTTGTGTATGGTGAATTACTTGTGTGTCCTTCATCGTTCCAGAAGAAATTAGGGAGGGATCTTTTGACAGGAAGAAGATTCGAAGTTGTGATGTTGACATTCTCGGTTGAGTTTAAGTTTGAGGTTAACATAGCGTCGAATACAACGTTGTGTTCATGATTCTCCAGCATTGTGTTGAACCCTGTCGGTCTGAGTGATATCGACGGTGGTATCGATGCTAACATCCCGGTCATCGCGTGGTCGTTGCTATCGCTGTCCACCGGCCTTTGAATATTGTTCTTCTTGTATATTCGACATAGCACCCAATCATCCAACTATAATGAAAATTAAAATCATTAGAAAACTTATAAATACttctaaaataaataaattgtacCCAGTAAAATCCTGTATATATGCCAGAGTGGGATGACGTCAGCTTCTTTGTTTTTGTCCCCCAAGTGGAAGAGAGAAGCTGTAGTCATCCTACTATCCCACTAAGACTAGGGGTTCAAAGAAAGAAATCTTTACGGTAATAAAATAATTGTACCTTGTAAAGTCTTTACAGGGTCTACGAGCAGCTTCTATATTCCCGAGGAAACATAGAAGCTGCTCTGATATCACTGTTCTGATATCACTGTTCAACGAAAAAAAATTATCgccaaaaagaaaaatatgaGTTAACAAATTACCCTCAACGAAGCTTTTTTATTGACTGGGTTGCATCCTGGTGGCTTCGATATTGTTTTACTATCAGCAAGACGATATTCATGCATGATCCAATTCGTTTTAGACCCTTTTGGCGGCTTTCCGCCATAAAACACAAGTGCTTTCTTCACACCAACTTTCTGAGTTCCCCCTGATGTCAACACCGGCTTATCAGTTCCGGTGGCTTTCCAGTACCCCGAAGTCGCGGCCCTGTTCGGCCGAGCTCCGTTCGGGTACTTTCGATCCCTTGGACTGAagaaataccactcttcctcaccAAACGTCGCCTTAGCTACAATCCcacatataaaaaaaaacataaacagtCAAAATAAATCAATTAATAAAGTTAACAAATATTTTTATCTTTCATAATTAGAAAACCTGGAAGCTCCCATGGATCAAACTTGTAGAGATCAACCTCGGCTATTATCGCCACCGGCAAAGGCGCGGATGCCGCTTTTTTCTTGAGGTAGTGAACCACTAGCTCTTCGTCGGTCGGGTGGAACCGGAAGCCCGGAGGTAACTGTGGTTGTTTTGAACCTGATGATGAATCCGTACTCTCCATGTTTATGTTAATCAACCTCAATTTCACAGCCTTATATTTAACTAATGAAGAAAATTATTAGTAAATAATCAGAGAAAAAGCATAAgtatctagagagagagagagagagaaagagagatatAGAGAGAGAATTTTAGGTTGAAGAAATTACAGAAGCTGGTCTATATATTGTTATACGGGGACCATGGTATCAACATGGGTATAAACCGTATGTAAGAGTAGTATTTTATAGAAAAAAATGTAAGATTATTATTTGAGTGGGTGAATTGTATGTATTAGTAGGTTATATGTCGAATTCCAATTAACATAATCGTGCATAAGTAGAGATTTTAATTGATAATTATTGTTAACTAAAtatgtaaagtaattttgatt belongs to Helianthus annuus cultivar XRQ/B chromosome 5, HanXRQr2.0-SUNRISE, whole genome shotgun sequence and includes:
- the LOC110941848 gene encoding NAC transcription factor 56; translated protein: MESTDSSSGSKQPQLPPGFRFHPTDEELVVHYLKKKAASAPLPVAIIAEVDLYKFDPWELPAKATFGEEEWYFFSPRDRKYPNGARPNRAATSGYWKATGTDKPVLTSGGTQKVGVKKALVFYGGKPPKGSKTNWIMHEYRLADSKTISKPPGCNPVNKKASLRLDDWVLCRIYKKNNIQRPVDSDSNDHAMTGMLASIPPSISLRPTGFNTMLENHEHNVVFDAMLTSNLNSTENVNITTSNLLPVKRSLPNFFWNDEGHTSNSPYTKRFISDSNSDGGVLVTRTNEENNGGSIANLLGQQQALLGSVGDTGVYRQQYQLPSMNWY